The Bos taurus isolate L1 Dominette 01449 registration number 42190680 breed Hereford chromosome 18, ARS-UCD2.0, whole genome shotgun sequence genome has a window encoding:
- the LOC528568 gene encoding LOW QUALITY PROTEIN: cationic amino acid transporter 3 (The sequence of the model RefSeq protein was modified relative to this genomic sequence to represent the inferred CDS: deleted 2 bases in 1 codon) translates to MVRQFVRQFGQKLIRKLPLELIDESERPVAHLNILNLVILGVGRMLRGAMYLVAGTVAKYIAGPATIISFLVAALFSMLSGLCYAEFGAWVPHSGSAYRYSYVMMGQLYAFVIGWNRILPLVIGTASLARASSYIFDSLIGNHISQALQESFSLQLPYSLATYADFFALGLVLLMTGLLLLGARELILVTKISIGTNLLVLIFIIITGFIKGDLHNWRLREQDYKLNTSGSRDIYGLGVLGSGGFAPFGFEGILQGAATCFYYFFGIDAVATKGVEAINPRRSIPWSIMITIFICFLAYSGVSAALTLMVPYHQIQPHDPLPQAILHSWWLPARYFVAIGTLCALISRLYSSMFRTPPLIYTMAEDGLLFRVLTRIHVRTGTRVMAIMSAGNLTGLMALLFTFTNLVDLVSVGTLLVYSLVAFSILVLRYQPDQNLSKNENTEEEIEMPVPDEHPLDSEPEARNSNILKSLWFPISTIPTRKSGQIVYGCASLLVLLMIILSLILVQWSSQGFSGDSKYTPVAVLLLLLIIGVMVIIWRQPQNPIPLYFKVPALPVFPLVSIFVNIYLMMQITSGTWAIFAIWNVIGFLIYFGYGIRHSLEENDEQQTSFHLPDSRQKHP, encoded by the exons ATGGTGCGTCAGTTTGTTCGCCAGTTTGGTCAGAAGCTCATCCGCAAGCTGCCGCTGGAACTCATAGATGAGTCTGAGAGACCCGTGGCTCATCTGAATATCCTAAACCTGGTGATCTTGGGTGTGGGCAGGATGCTGAGAGGTGCCATGTACCTTGTGGCTGGTACAGTGGCCAAGTACATAGCTGGACCAGCAACCATCATCTCGTTCTTGGTGGCTGCCCTGTTTTCTATGTTATCTGGGCTCTGCTATGCTGAATTTGGTGCCTGGGTACCACACTCCGGTTCTGCGTATCGCTACAGCTATGTCATGATGGGTCAACTCTATGCCTTCGTCATTGGCTGGAACCGCATACTTCCCTTAGTCATTG GCACTGCCAGCTTGGCCAGGGCCTCGAGTTACATCTTTGACAGCCTGATTGGGAATCACATCTCTCAGGCATTACAGGAAAGTTTCTCTCTGCAGCTGCCTTACTCCCTGGCCACATATGCAGACTTTTTTGCCCTGGGCCTGGTACTGCTGATGACAG GACTACTGCTTCTGGGAGCTCGTGAATTAATCCTGGTTACCAAAATATCCATAGGAACCAACCTTTTGGTTCTCATTTTCATTATCATCACTGGCTTCATTAAGGGAGATCTGCATAACTGGAGGCTCAGAGAACAGGACTACAAACTGAACACATCTGGATCCAGAGACATCTATGGCTTAGGAG TTCTGGGTTCTGGAGGATTTGCACCTTTTGGCTTtgaagggattctccagggagcAGCTACATGTTTCTACTATTTTTTTGGTATTGATGCTGTTGCCACTAAAG GGGTAGAAGCTATAAATCCTCGTCGTTCCATCCCCTGGAGCATCATGATCACGATCTTCATCTGCTTTTTAGCCTACTCTGGTGTCTCAGCGGCACTCACCCTCATGGTGCCCTACCACCAGATTCAGCCTCACGACCCTTTGCCACAAGCCATTCTCCATAGTTGGTGGCTCCCCGCCAGATATTTCGTGGCTATTGGCACCCTCTGTGCTCTTATATCCAG actCTATAGCTCCATGTTCAGAACGCCTCCTTTGATCTACACGATGGCAGAGGACGGGCTCCTTTTCCGGGTACTTACCCGGATCCATGTCCGCACAGGCACCCGTGTCATGGCTATCATGTCTGCTGGAAATCttacag GGCTCATGGCGTTACTCTTCACGTTCACAAACCTTGTGGATCTCGTGTCAGTTGGAACCCTGCTCGTTTACTCCCTGGTAGCATTTTCTATTCTTGTCCTCAG GTACCAGCCAGACCAGAATTTAAGCAAGAATGAGAacacagaggaggaaattgagaTGCCTGTCCCTGATGAACATCCGCTGGACTCTGAACCTGAAGCAAGAAACTCAAACATTCTAAAGAGTCTGTGGTTCCCTATCAGCACCATCCCCACTAGGAAATCTGGCCAGATTGTCTACGGATGTGCCTCACTACTCg TTCTCCTGATGATAATCTTGAGCCTGATCCTGGTCCAGTGGTCCAGTCAGGGGTTCTCTGGAGACTCCAAGTACACACCagtggctgtgctgctgctgctgctcatcaTTGGAGTCATGGTCATCATCTGGAGGCAGCCCCAGAACCCCATTCCTCTTTATTTTAAG GTCCCTGCTCTGCCTGTCTTCCCACTGGTGAGCATCTTTGTGAACATTTACTTGATGATGCAGATAACTTCTGGGACCTGGGCCATATTTGCCATCTGGAATGTGATTG GATTTCTCATATACTTTGGATACGGGATTCGACACAGCCTGGAGGAGAACGATGAGCAACAA ACCAGCTTCCACCTCCCAGACTCTCGACAAAAACACCCGTAG